A window of Neorhizobium galegae bv. orientalis str. HAMBI 540 genomic DNA:
GAAGCTGTCGGACCGACTTCTCGTTTCGTTTTCCGTCATGGTGCGTCGGGCGTGCCTGTGAGGCACACAGGGTGATGGGGTCGCGCCGCGCGGCGTCCGAGGGTTTTTCAGAAAACCCGGATTGTGCGGCGCAGGTGGAAGACGATGCCGGGCGGCAGTCATGGCCTGCGGCATCCTGGTCTGCGAGCGTGCATGACGCCCTCTTCGGAGGGGCACGCAACCGTTCCCACAACCCCCGTCATCGCAGAGGGACCGAAGTCGCGGATAATAACCGCCGAACGGGGCGCTGAGAGGTGTCACTTATTACTTATCTTACGAGGCAGCTTTCAGCGCCCCGTCCGATCCTCGGGTCTCGCTTTGCTCGCCCGAGGATGACGAAAAGAAACCGAGGATCGCCAAGGGAGGAGTGTGTCCGATGGAAGCTCGAAAATCTCCGCCCTTATCCCGCCAGCCTCTTCTCCTCGGATTGAACCCGAGACCCGCCGTCGATATCCACCGCCGCAAAGGCCGCCGCGATGACCTCCGGTCCGGCACCCGGCCGGGTGGCGTCGGTGGAGAGGATCTGGCGAAACCGCCTTGCGCCGGCAAAACCCTGGAACAGCCCGACCATGTGCCTTGTGACGTGATGCAGCCGCCCGCCCCGGCCGATCAGCTCTGCCGCATAGTCCGCCATCGTATCGCGCAGCGCCGGCCAGTCGATCTCGGTGGAGGCCTCGCCCGCAATCCCGCCACCTGCCAAAAACGCATCCACGCCGGCGAGCATGCCGGTATTGTGATAGGCGGCGCGGCCGAGCATCACCCCGTCCATATGGGCGAGATGGTTGGCCGCCTGTTCCAGATCGGCGATGCCGCCGTTGATGCCGATGAACACGTCCGGGTTTTCCCGCTTCATGGCATAGACCAGCTCGTAGTCGAGCGGCGGCACTTCGCGGTTTTCCTTCGGCGAAAGCCCCTGCAGCCAGGCCTTGCGGGCATGGATCCAGACCGCATCCGCCCCGGCGCCGATCACCCGCGCGAGAAAGTCCGGCAAAACGTCCGTCGGCTCCTGGTCATCGACGCCGATCCGGCATTTGACGGTGACCGGCACGCTCGACACCCGCTTCATCGCCGAAACGAGGTCCGCCACATGCCCCGGATCCCGCATCAGGCAGGCGCCAAAAGTGCCCGACTGCACCCGGTCCGAAGGGCAGCCGACATTGAGGTTGATCTCGTCATAACCGTAATCGGCAGCGATCCGCACCGCCTCGGCCAGCTTTGCCGGGTCCGAGCCGCCGAGCTGCAGCGCAACGGGATGTTCGGCCGGAGAAAAAGACAAGAGCCTGTCGCGCGGCCCATGAATGATCGCGTCGGCCACCACCATCTCGGTATAGAGCAGCGCATCCTTCGACAATTGCCGATGCAGGAAACGGCAATGCCTATCCGTCCAATCGATCATCGGCGCAACGGCGAAAACGGGAGCCTTGAGATATTTACTTTTTTCTTTTTTTTCAGACTCTTGCGTCACTCTGTTCTCCGTTTGATTTACGCTCATTTTGGACCAAATCCGGCGATTTCGGCACTAGATTTGGTCCTCTGGACCAAATATAATACCCGTGGACCAAATCAGGAGGCGGTCATGGGCACTATCACCGCGCGCAAGCGCAAGAATGGCAGCGTTGGCTATAGAGCGCGCCTGCGGGTCATGCGGGATGGCGTGACTTATCACGAGACGGAGACTTTTGACAGACGGCCGGCGGCCGCTGCGTGGATGAAGAAGCGCGAGCAGGAACTCGCGAAGCCGGGAGCTATCGCCGGCGCTATTGCGGTTGACCCCACATTGGCGAAAGCCATCGATCGCTACACAGAGGAGTCCATCAAGGATATAGGCCGTACAAAGGCGCAAGTGTTGAAATCGATCAAAACCTACGACATCGCCAAGATGCCCTGCTCCACAATCAAGTCGAAAGACATCATCGAGTTTCTGCAGTCGCTAACCGGCAAACCGCAGACGGTTGGAAACTATGCCAGCCACCTCGCTGCTGTCTTTGCAATCGCGCGACCGATGTGGGACTTCCGGCTCGATGAGCAGGAGATGAAGGACGCAATCAAGGTCGCTCGCCGCATGGGGATCATTTCCCGCTCCATCCAGCGGAGTCGAAGGCCCACGCTGGAGGAACTCGACCTACTGCTCGGCCATTTCATTGATCGCCGGAAGAAAATTCCCCAAGCGGTGCCGATGCATAAAGTCATTGTCTTCGCTCTTTTCTCCGCGCGCCGCCAAGAAGAGATTACTCGCGTAGCGTGGAACGATTTTCAGAAGGAGCACAAACGTATCCTTGTCCGCGATATGAAGCACCCAGGAGAAAAGATCGGCAATGACATGTGGGTGGACCTCCCCGACGAGGCGGTTCGGATCATAGAAAGCATGCCCAGTAGCAAGCCCGAGATCTTCCCCTACTCCACCGATGCCATTACAGCCAACTTCACCCGCGCCT
This region includes:
- the dusA gene encoding tRNA dihydrouridine(20/20a) synthase DusA; amino-acid sequence: MIDWTDRHCRFLHRQLSKDALLYTEMVVADAIIHGPRDRLLSFSPAEHPVALQLGGSDPAKLAEAVRIAADYGYDEINLNVGCPSDRVQSGTFGACLMRDPGHVADLVSAMKRVSSVPVTVKCRIGVDDQEPTDVLPDFLARVIGAGADAVWIHARKAWLQGLSPKENREVPPLDYELVYAMKRENPDVFIGINGGIADLEQAANHLAHMDGVMLGRAAYHNTGMLAGVDAFLAGGGIAGEASTEIDWPALRDTMADYAAELIGRGGRLHHVTRHMVGLFQGFAGARRFRQILSTDATRPGAGPEVIAAAFAAVDIDGGSRVQSEEKRLAG
- a CDS encoding site-specific integrase; this translates as MGTITARKRKNGSVGYRARLRVMRDGVTYHETETFDRRPAAAAWMKKREQELAKPGAIAGAIAVDPTLAKAIDRYTEESIKDIGRTKAQVLKSIKTYDIAKMPCSTIKSKDIIEFLQSLTGKPQTVGNYASHLAAVFAIARPMWDFRLDEQEMKDAIKVARRMGIISRSIQRSRRPTLEELDLLLGHFIDRRKKIPQAVPMHKVIVFALFSARRQEEITRVAWNDFQKEHKRILVRDMKHPGEKIGNDMWVDLPDEAVRIIESMPSSKPEIFPYSTDAITANFTRACKLLDIKDLRFHDLRHEGVSRLFEMGWNIPHVAAVSGHRSWVSLKRYTHIRETGDKYAGWHGLQLAIDTK